In Anthonomus grandis grandis chromosome 5, icAntGran1.3, whole genome shotgun sequence, the following are encoded in one genomic region:
- the LOC126736266 gene encoding uncharacterized protein LOC126736266: MDIFPYEIWEEIVKHLPAIDLINFCNSSEVFSFLLKDKNVVIKFDLGSCFQIYKVPLYKYISKEIGYMYIKYLNINKLYWLDLDEIRDIVRLLPQLEELRALDTIIGMRDEDVLLYKKLRKLAVSVEADQFTSPREVYRENFTQLKSLCIKFVSKYKADFRRIHYMFFNELRKLDELWIYDADETESQSIRYDYIVCNLRCLKRLVIKSKSNLTLLDYKPFGLLKTFEKRRQNVTMIGYVKFDLPQLITLKRPSLSEIFESRTEKSWSTIRSFLTETPCNFETSTEIDTTKRIKNVEFKELSFYHTRTCNATFTNSTIDILLSKHCRSLKRLCLTFCILQEDIVDEAEKKNVFRHIINNCQHLSDLEIVMCTNLEPMEIESENFKVPCYSSAILGAYEQISNIRNLTNLSLEIPAYCNGTPLKDVFLKCPELQSLKVLSKDPNEDLNSVLYSHLNYAQHLRDFRFENVHIDLDRLFSALNKVTKSKLERVVIKCNYEHSTQLWPLEKLLKRNNDIIFVAIMVSKYNRHQINKLQDLLNVFKDHPAKIYVAKTEITPDDDIIIPEAHKDILYFKSDVSMLHFTDY; encoded by the exons ATGGATATATTCCCCTATGAAATATGGGAGGAAATTGTTAAACATCTTCCAGCCATTGActtgattaatttttgcaacagtTCGGAGGTGTTTTCGTTTCTGTTGAAGGATAAGAATGTTGTGAT aaaatttgatcTAGGCAGCTGCTTTCAAATTTACAAAGTGCCGCtttacaaatatatttccaAAGAAATCggttatatgtatataaaatatttgaatattaataagcTCTACTGGCTAGATCTGGATGAGATCAGAGATATTGTCAGGCTCTTACCTCAGCTGGAAGAATTGCGGGCCTTAGACACAATAATAGGAATGAGAGATGAAGATGTTTTACTTTACAAGAAG TTAAGAAAATTAGCAGTATCAGTGGAAGCGGACCAGTTTACGTCACCTCGTGAGGTCTATAGGGAAAACTTTACCCAATTGAAGTCGCTCTGTATAAAGTTTGTTTCAAAGTACAAAGCAGATTTCCGAAGAATacattatatgttttttaatgaattacgcAAGCTTGATGAGCTATGG atCTATGATGCCGACGAAACAGAATCTCAATCCATACGATACGATTATATTGTGTGCAACCTGAGGTGTCTTAAAAGATTGGTCATCAAATCTAAAAGTAATTTAACACTGCTTGATTATAAGCCTTTTGGTCTTTTAAAAACCTTTGAAAAGAGACGACAGAACGTTACTATGATTGGCTATG TAAAATTTGATTTGCCACAACTTATAACTCTTAAGCGGCCGTCATTGTCCGAGATATTTGAAAGCAGAACAGAAAAATCTTGGAGCACTATCCGTTCTTTCTTAACTGAAACACCTTGCAATTTTGAAACGTCGACT GAAATTGATACAACAAAACGCATAAAGAATGTTGAATTTAAAGAGCTCTCGTTTTATCATACAAGAACGTGCAACGCCACGTTTACTAACTCAACAATAGACATTTTGTTATCAAAACATTGTAGAAGCTTAAAAAGATTATGTCTCACGTTTTGTATACTGCAGG agGATATTGTAGATGAAGctgaaaagaaaaatgtttttaggcatataataaataattgccAGCATTTATCTGATTTAGAAATTGTGATGTGTACAAA tTTGGAACCAATGGAGATAGAAAGTGAAAATTTCAAAGTTCCTTG ttATAGCTCAGCCATCCTAGGAGCTTACGAACAAATCTCAAATATACGAAATCTCACGAATTTATCTTTGGAAATTCCGGCATATTGTAACGGGACTCCTCTTAAAGAT GTTTTCTTAAAATGCCCGGAACTCCAATCACTGAAAGTATTAAGCAAAGACCCTAATGAAGATCTCAACTCGGTCCTATATTCGCATTTAAACTATGCTCAACATTTAAGAGACTTCAG ATTCGAAAACGTCCACATTGACCTGGACCGCTTATTCTCCGCACTCAACAAAGTAACAAAATCCAAACTTGAAAGAGTCGTAATAAAATGCAACTACGAGCATTCAACCCAACTGTGGCCGCTCGAGAAACTCCTTAAACGAAACAATGACATAATTTTCGTCGCTATTATGGTGTCAAAGTACAATAGACATCAAATAAATAAGTTGCAGGACTTACTCAACGTATTTAAGGATCACCCCGCTAAGATTTATGTAGCCAAAACTGAAATAACTCCGGACGATGACATTATCATTCCAGAAGCCCATAAAgatattttgtactttaaaagtGATGTTTCTATGTTGCATTTTActgattattaa